A single genomic interval of Alcaligenes sp. SDU_A2 harbors:
- the serC gene encoding 3-phosphoserine/phosphohydroxythreonine transaminase, with the protein MRVWNFSAGPSMLPLEVLEQAAAEMTDWHGTGMSIMEMSHRSKDYMGVRDQAEADLRTLLAVPDDFAVLFVQGGAQGQNGLLPLNLIQRNGSGKADYVLSGSWSVKSCEEAQRYGDIHVAGSSGQAWQDQGKEWAPWTWFPEPAQWDVRPDAAYLHVCTNETIGGVEFNDIPKLDVPVIADVSSNILSCPIDFSRVAVAYAGAQKNAGMSGIALMMIRKDLLGHAMDLCPSAFNYANIEKQQSMFNTPPTYSIYMAGLMFKWLQRQGGVAAMQARNAAKSEALYGYLDSSDFYTNTVHPAYRSRMNVPFLLRDESLNSVFLEQAQAAGLTSLKGHKSVGGMRASIYNAMPLEGVQALIDFMKDFEQRNG; encoded by the coding sequence ATGCGTGTATGGAATTTTTCGGCAGGCCCGTCGATGCTGCCGCTGGAAGTGTTGGAGCAGGCGGCCGCCGAAATGACCGATTGGCACGGCACCGGCATGTCCATCATGGAAATGAGCCATCGCAGTAAGGACTATATGGGTGTGCGCGACCAGGCCGAGGCCGATTTGCGCACGCTGCTGGCCGTGCCCGATGACTTTGCCGTTCTGTTCGTGCAGGGCGGAGCGCAAGGCCAGAATGGCCTGCTCCCCCTGAATCTGATTCAGCGTAACGGCAGCGGCAAGGCCGACTATGTCTTGTCGGGCAGTTGGTCGGTCAAGTCCTGCGAGGAAGCGCAGCGCTACGGCGATATCCATGTCGCCGGCAGCAGCGGCCAGGCCTGGCAGGATCAGGGCAAAGAATGGGCCCCTTGGACCTGGTTCCCCGAGCCTGCCCAATGGGATGTGCGCCCGGATGCGGCTTACTTGCACGTCTGCACCAACGAAACCATTGGCGGCGTCGAGTTCAACGACATCCCCAAGCTGGATGTGCCCGTCATTGCGGATGTCTCCTCCAACATCCTGTCCTGCCCGATTGATTTCTCGCGTGTGGCCGTAGCCTACGCAGGGGCACAGAAAAATGCCGGCATGTCCGGTATTGCCTTGATGATGATCCGCAAGGACTTGCTCGGTCATGCCATGGACTTGTGCCCGTCGGCGTTCAACTACGCCAATATCGAAAAACAGCAGTCCATGTTCAATACGCCGCCTACCTACTCTATTTATATGGCCGGCCTGATGTTCAAGTGGTTGCAGCGCCAGGGCGGCGTGGCGGCGATGCAAGCGCGCAATGCGGCCAAGTCCGAAGCCTTGTACGGCTATCTGGATTCGTCGGATTTTTACACCAACACGGTGCATCCTGCGTACCGTTCGCGCATGAACGTGCCCTTCCTGCTGCGCGACGAGTCCTTGAACAGTGTGTTTCTGGAGCAGGCCCAGGCTGCGGGCCTGACCTCGCTGAAAGGGCACAAGAGCGTGGGTGGCATGCGTGCGTCCATCTACAACGCCATGCCGCTGGAGGGCGTGCAGGCCTTGATCGACTTTATGAAAGACTTTGAACAACGGAATGGCTAA
- the pheA gene encoding prephenate dehydratase, whose protein sequence is MANTLSERLLPWRNRIDELDRQILELLNERARAALEVGKIKQGFNADEAILKPEREARIVRRLQSENDGPFTPAAVEAVWGQIISACRGLESVLRVAYLGPQGSFSEQAAYEHFGHALDGLQCDSFDEVFRSVEVGQADVGMVPVENSTEGAVNRTLDLLLNSPLRVLGERSIRVHHNLLTQTGTMDGITRVMAHPQALAQCQNWLQKHFPHLLREAASSNAEAARIAASDPSVAAIAGNTAITAWNLGVVESGIQDDPHNRTRFLAIGNIEALPSGNDKTSIILAVPNRAGAVYDMLSPLAVHGVSMTRLESRPARTGQWEYYFYVDLIGHRDEPAMAAALTELKKQVAFFKILGSYPVNDF, encoded by the coding sequence ATGGCTAATACCTTATCTGAACGCCTGCTGCCCTGGCGCAACCGCATCGACGAGCTGGATCGCCAGATTCTGGAGCTGCTGAACGAGCGTGCCCGCGCGGCGCTGGAAGTCGGCAAGATCAAGCAAGGTTTTAATGCTGACGAGGCCATTCTGAAGCCCGAGCGCGAAGCGCGTATCGTGCGCCGCTTGCAGTCTGAAAATGACGGCCCTTTTACGCCGGCTGCTGTCGAGGCGGTGTGGGGGCAGATCATTTCCGCTTGCCGTGGTTTGGAAAGCGTGTTGCGCGTGGCCTATCTGGGGCCGCAAGGCTCGTTTTCCGAGCAGGCCGCCTACGAACATTTCGGCCATGCCCTGGATGGACTGCAGTGCGACTCCTTTGACGAGGTGTTTCGCAGCGTGGAAGTAGGGCAGGCCGATGTAGGCATGGTGCCGGTGGAAAATTCCACCGAAGGCGCGGTCAACCGCACGTTGGATCTGCTGCTGAATTCGCCGCTGCGCGTGCTGGGCGAGCGCTCGATCCGGGTTCATCACAATCTGTTGACTCAGACCGGGACCATGGATGGCATCACCCGCGTGATGGCGCATCCGCAGGCCCTGGCGCAGTGCCAGAATTGGCTGCAAAAGCACTTCCCGCATTTGTTGCGCGAAGCCGCTTCCAGCAATGCCGAAGCGGCCCGTATCGCGGCGTCCGACCCTTCCGTGGCGGCCATCGCCGGCAATACGGCGATTACGGCCTGGAATCTGGGCGTTGTCGAATCCGGCATTCAGGACGACCCGCACAATCGCACCCGTTTCCTGGCCATCGGCAATATTGAAGCCCTGCCCAGCGGCAACGACAAGACCAGCATCATCCTGGCCGTGCCCAACCGGGCGGGTGCCGTCTACGATATGCTCTCGCCGCTGGCGGTGCATGGCGTGTCCATGACGCGTCTGGAATCCCGTCCGGCCCGTACCGGTCAGTGGGAATATTACTTTTACGTGGACCTGATCGGACACCGCGACGAACCGGCCATGGCGGCTGCCTTGACCGAGCTCAAGAAGCAGGTCGCCTTTTTCAAGATCCTGGGTTCTTACCCCGTTAACGACTTCTGA
- the hisC gene encoding histidinol-phosphate transaminase — protein sequence MTSTRAALEAAVADHILAIAPYQPGKPVSEIARTFGLQESSIVKLASNENPLGMADSVRAAVARAVQELGRYPDPNGFDLKQDLSRRYQVPADWITLGNGSNDLLELISLVLLGPGVSCVYAEHAFTVYKLCTQERGARHIMVPAVDYGHDLDAMLAAICADTRLLFIANPNNPTGTFLPAEQIDAFLAQVWERHGRQLTVVLDEAYNEYLAPELRFDSAELVRRYPNLIVTRTFSKAYGLAGLRIGYALAQAELTDVLNRVRQPFNVNSVALEAARAALADQDFLQRSYELNQSGKQFLEQCFESLGLDYVPSHGNFILVRVGDAAAINLALLKQGVIVRPVAGDGLPEHLRITIGLPEENQRFAQALAGILQA from the coding sequence ATGACAAGCACACGCGCAGCACTGGAGGCGGCCGTCGCCGACCATATTCTGGCCATCGCTCCCTATCAGCCGGGCAAACCCGTCAGCGAAATCGCGCGCACGTTTGGCCTGCAAGAGAGCAGCATCGTCAAGCTGGCTTCCAACGAGAATCCTTTGGGCATGGCCGACTCGGTACGGGCAGCGGTTGCGCGGGCCGTGCAGGAGCTGGGGCGTTATCCCGACCCCAACGGTTTTGACTTGAAGCAGGATTTGTCACGGCGTTATCAGGTGCCGGCAGACTGGATTACGCTGGGTAACGGTTCCAACGATTTGCTGGAGCTGATTTCCCTGGTGCTGCTGGGGCCGGGTGTGTCGTGCGTGTATGCCGAGCATGCCTTTACCGTCTACAAGCTGTGTACGCAAGAGCGCGGTGCGCGCCATATCATGGTGCCGGCCGTGGACTATGGTCACGACCTGGATGCCATGCTGGCGGCCATTTGCGCTGACACGCGTCTGTTGTTCATTGCCAATCCCAACAACCCCACCGGTACCTTTTTGCCTGCCGAGCAGATTGACGCCTTTCTGGCCCAGGTCTGGGAGCGTCACGGTCGACAGCTTACCGTCGTGCTGGACGAGGCCTACAACGAATACCTGGCTCCCGAACTGCGTTTTGACAGCGCCGAGTTGGTGCGCCGCTATCCCAACCTGATTGTGACGCGTACCTTCTCCAAGGCCTATGGTCTGGCGGGACTGCGCATCGGTTACGCGTTGGCCCAGGCCGAACTGACCGATGTCTTGAACCGTGTGCGTCAGCCTTTCAATGTCAATAGCGTGGCACTGGAGGCTGCGCGTGCCGCACTGGCCGACCAGGACTTTCTGCAACGCAGCTACGAACTGAACCAGTCCGGCAAACAGTTCCTGGAACAGTGTTTTGAATCGTTGGGTCTGGATTACGTGCCCAGCCACGGCAACTTCATTCTGGTGCGCGTGGGGGATGCGGCGGCGATCAATCTGGCCTTGCTCAAGCAAGGCGTCATCGTGCGCCCCGTGGCAGGCGATGGCTTGCCCGAACATTTGCGTATCACCATCGGTTTGCCGGAAGAGAACCAGCGCTTTGCGCAGGCTCTGGCCGGTATCTTGCAGGCTTGA